The genomic DNA GAATGCACTGACGGAAAGACTCCGCCAGGTGCTCGACGTACAAAAGGTAGCGATCTTCGTCGAAGACCAGCGGACCGAGGCCCATTACCGCATAGCAAAATCTGTCGGCCTCGACGAAGAGTTCGTCATTCCCGCCGATTTCCGCACAATGATCCGGCAAAAGTCCGCCGGCAAAGGGATAGTGAGGGCTGACGAATTTGACCTTGCGGACGTCGAGCAATTAAACGGGAACGGTGCCGTGGTCCGGCAGGAACTGCATTACTTCGTACCGTGCGTCGCCCGCGGCAAAATGGTCGCGGTCATAGGCCTCGGCCGGGCGAGCGACGGTTCGCTGCTTTCATCTGAAGATCTTGAGATCCTCAAAACGGTGTCCGGGTACGTAGCCGTCGCGGTAGACAACAGCCGTTTATACGAAGAACAGCAGCAGCATACCGACGAACTTGCACTGCTCAAGGAATTTAATGAATCGATAGTCGAATCGGTCAACGTCGGCCTGCTCGCCGTCGATGAGGAAGGACGTGTGATCCGCTGTAATTCGCCGTTCGAGCAAATGACAGGCCGCGACCGCGAAGATGTCGTCGGTAAACGCGTAGAGGATATTTTTGACGAGAGCTTTGCGCTTAATCTGGAGAACATTCTCGGCAAATCGCGTTGGCATCTGACCGAGATCCGAAACGCGTACAAGATGCATACTTTCGATGCCGACGGCCGTTCGCTGATCCTCAACGTCGCGGTCGCTCCGCTTCGCAGCGTTTCAAATCAGCACACCGGTGCGATCATCGTGCTCGAGAATGTATCGTCCCGCGTCAAACTCGAAGAAACGCTGCAGCAGAGCGAAAAGCTATCGAGCATCGGCCTGCTTGCCGCCGGCGTCGCTCACGAGGTCAACACGCCGCTCACCGGTGTCTCGAGCTATACGCAGATGCTGCTCGGTATGATACCCGAGACCGACCCCAAGCACGCCTTGCTGCAAAAGATGCAGCGGCAGACCGATCGTGCTACCAACATCGTCGGAAATCTGCTCAATTTCTCACGCACCGGTAACGCCGAAGAGTTTACCGACACCGATGTGAACCGTCTGCTCAACGATACTCTGCAGTTGCTCGAACCTCAGTTGCGTAAATCCAATGTCGAGATCGTCAAAGAATATTCAGAGTCGATCCCCGCGATCACCGGCAGCGGCGGAAAGCTGCAGCAGGTTTTCACAAATCTGATACTGAATGCGAGAGATGCGATGTTTCAGGGCGGAACGATCACGCTGCGAACACGCGCCGACGGTGAAGATGTCGTGATCGTTGAGGTGTGTGATACGGGCGAAGGGATCTCACCCGAGAATCTGACCAAGATCTTTGATCCGTTCTTTACGACCAAAGGCGTCGGTAACGGCACGGGGCTCGGCCTCGCAGTGACATACGGCATCGTGCAGGAACATGCCGGCTCGATCGAAGCATTGAGCGAACCGAATGACGGTACCACATTTCGACTTACATTCCCTGCCGCCCACGCCGGCCGACGTCGTGCGGTCAGTTAGGCTGTTTTTGGATGGTCTTTCCCTGATCGGGCAAAATAGACCGCAACGATAAACGCCACGAACATTATTACGGATGCTGCCCAGAACGTGCGATAGATCGTACGATCGTCGATGGCATTGAGTGAGTTGTTGAGCAGCAAGCCGCCGATCACGGGCCCGACGGTACGGGCCATGCTTGCCCCGGACTGCATTATTCCCATCGTTCTGCCCTGATCGTGTTCATCGGCTGATTTTGATGCAAGACTTGTGAGGCCCGGCGATGCGAGCGAGTTTCCGAACGACAAAACCGCCAATCCGACAAGAAGTGCCGAAACGCCTCCGTAGTTGGGGCCAACGAAAGGCAAGGCAAACAAACTGACGACCAGCAGAATACAACCGAATACGATCAAGACCGATTCGCCGAACTGCTTGACCAACCGGCCGAACAATACCCCTTGAACAAGGATCGAAATTACACCGACGAACGCAAATAGATACCCATTCTGTTCGGCATTGTATTCGAACCGAAATGACGTGTAGAGCACGAATGCGTACGTCATGATCGAAAAGGCGGTGATCAGCAAAAAGTAGACTATATTCAGTTCGCGAAAGGACTTATCTCTGAGTGAATCAAACAGTTCGAGGATCCGGTTCTTTCGTTCCGGCAGGCCGGCCCTAGCTCCGGGCTTGAGTGATTCGGGCAGAACAAAGTAGAGGGCGATCGCATTTGCGAGTGACAATACCGCCGCTACAAAGAACGGAACATTGACGCCGTATTTGCTCAAGATCCCGGCTATTGCCGGCCCCAGTATGAAC from Acidobacteriota bacterium includes the following:
- a CDS encoding PAS domain S-box protein, whose amino-acid sequence is MKGKVITSWSLILLLASVLLIAGGALNLSQRAYQKLPPTDGVQWTHNADGIFAERILKGFAGDRAGISPGDKLIAISIDNQTPDEVVSVSDVQIYLETAGVNGSLTYTFQKSYSFADNYYFADLRNIDSVPRWTPSIIFLAMVGLVWLGVGMFVLFKQGSQSPFVLHFAAVCLAAFTFHTYKPVGIGQDFDLAVSLLDDFAFALFVPLFLHFCIRYPVRSTVFDEQRWKTILLYVPAAVVSVWLLFISLLPALFWRTDAAAWLARVDDRYNLTGGTSTFLLYHFVIGVSVGAGFLIWRFWKNHQIVVRQRLKWAMWGTIAAVFPVIIMQTASWFGVQIADNTVATALTTLPLALIPFSFGHSVVRYRLMDVDVVVRRALVYALTTVAIAMMIGAVALGLVFLAVGNNLSTSGITLGAIIAVVAMGAIVMLSEPLKKFLQELADRYFYGERYDLRQGLLDFGKTLSATTGLDPLLNALTERLRQVLDVQKVAIFVEDQRTEAHYRIAKSVGLDEEFVIPADFRTMIRQKSAGKGIVRADEFDLADVEQLNGNGAVVRQELHYFVPCVARGKMVAVIGLGRASDGSLLSSEDLEILKTVSGYVAVAVDNSRLYEEQQQHTDELALLKEFNESIVESVNVGLLAVDEEGRVIRCNSPFEQMTGRDREDVVGKRVEDIFDESFALNLENILGKSRWHLTEIRNAYKMHTFDADGRSLILNVAVAPLRSVSNQHTGAIIVLENVSSRVKLEETLQQSEKLSSIGLLAAGVAHEVNTPLTGVSSYTQMLLGMIPETDPKHALLQKMQRQTDRATNIVGNLLNFSRTGNAEEFTDTDVNRLLNDTLQLLEPQLRKSNVEIVKEYSESIPAITGSGGKLQQVFTNLILNARDAMFQGGTITLRTRADGEDVVIVEVCDTGEGISPENLTKIFDPFFTTKGVGNGTGLGLAVTYGIVQEHAGSIEALSEPNDGTTFRLTFPAAHAGRRRAVS
- a CDS encoding MFS transporter, which gives rise to MTTETKPDTAGEEKKEKFFTTPLLIIFATVFIDLIGFGMVIPILPYYAHTEPFFATPLDIGFLFASYSLMQFFFSPLLGRLSDKYGRRPILFFSLLGSAVGYLVLGLANTLFLVFLGRIVGGISGGNISTAQAYIADVTSKENRAKGMGLFGAAFGLGFILGPAIAGILSKYGVNVPFFVAAVLSLANAIALYFVLPESLKPGARAGLPERKNRILELFDSLRDKSFRELNIVYFLLITAFSIMTYAFVLYTSFRFEYNAEQNGYLFAFVGVISILVQGVLFGRLVKQFGESVLIVFGCILLVVSLFALPFVGPNYGGVSALLVGLAVLSFGNSLASPGLTSLASKSADEHDQGRTMGIMQSGASMARTVGPVIGGLLLNNSLNAIDDRTIYRTFWAASVIMFVAFIVAVYFARSGKDHPKTA